In the Candidatus Methylomirabilota bacterium genome, one interval contains:
- a CDS encoding methylmalonyl-CoA mutase family protein, whose amino-acid sequence MFDPQALEREADEKAAWEARELAEFLKRQPEARAAYRTSSGLPLQRLYTAADIADAPADNIGLPGRYPYTRGPYPTMYRGRNWTMRQIAGFGTGEDTNGRFRYLIEQGQTGLSVDFDMPTLMGYDSDDPRSLGEVGREGVAIDTLDDMEALFADIDLER is encoded by the coding sequence ATGTTCGATCCGCAAGCACTCGAGCGCGAGGCTGACGAGAAGGCCGCGTGGGAGGCCAGGGAGCTCGCCGAGTTCCTGAAGCGCCAGCCCGAGGCGCGCGCCGCGTACCGGACGAGCTCCGGGCTGCCCCTGCAGCGCCTGTACACCGCCGCCGACATCGCGGACGCCCCCGCCGACAACATCGGGCTGCCCGGCCGTTATCCCTACACCCGCGGGCCGTACCCGACGATGTACCGCGGCCGCAACTGGACGATGCGCCAGATCGCCGGCTTCGGCACCGGCGAGGACACCAACGGCCGCTTCCGCTACCTGATCGAGCAGGGCCAGACCGGCCTCAGCGTCGATTTCGACATGCCGACGCTGATGGGCTACGACTCCGACGACCCGCGCTCGCTCGGCGAGGTCGGCCGCGAGGGCGTGGCCATCGACACGCTCGACGACATGGAGGCCCTCTTCGCGGACATCGACCTCGAGCGGA
- a CDS encoding ABC transporter substrate-binding protein: MRRGRDILYEDRFGDGEFGRLPELAGQLARARVDVICAVGPAAIQAAKNATTTIPIVMAFSGDDPVRSEFVTSLARPGGNITGLTILVADLTSKRLALLKEVVPGLTRIVALANPTNRSTADELQELGKAARALRVEIQVVEARSRGQIESAGATIVKTRAGALLVLADPVLLANRDRVVALATQSRMPAVYAWREYADAGGLMAYAPNREELSQRAASFVDRILEGAKPAELPIEQPTRWELIVNLRTAKGLGLAMPPSLLRLADHIIE; this comes from the coding sequence ATGAGGCGGGGCCGCGACATCCTCTACGAGGACCGCTTCGGGGATGGAGAGTTCGGACGGCTCCCCGAGCTGGCCGGCCAGCTGGCCCGCGCGCGGGTGGACGTCATCTGCGCGGTGGGGCCCGCCGCCATCCAGGCGGCCAAGAACGCGACGACCACCATCCCGATCGTGATGGCGTTCAGCGGCGACGACCCGGTGCGGAGCGAATTCGTCACCAGCCTGGCCCGGCCCGGCGGCAACATCACCGGCTTGACCATCCTGGTAGCCGACTTGACATCGAAGCGGCTGGCCCTCCTCAAAGAGGTGGTCCCCGGCCTCACCCGTATTGTCGCGCTCGCCAACCCGACGAACCGGAGCACCGCCGACGAGCTGCAGGAGCTGGGCAAGGCGGCCCGGGCGCTGCGGGTCGAGATCCAGGTGGTGGAGGCGCGGAGCCGTGGCCAGATCGAGAGTGCGGGCGCCACGATCGTGAAGACACGAGCCGGCGCGCTGCTGGTGCTCGCCGATCCGGTCCTGCTGGCGAACCGCGATCGTGTGGTCGCTCTCGCCACGCAGAGCCGGATGCCTGCGGTCTACGCCTGGAGAGAGTACGCGGATGCGGGCGGACTCATGGCCTATGCGCCGAACCGGGAGGAACTCTCGCAGCGCGCCGCCTCGTTCGTGGACCGGATCCTCGAGGGCGCGAAGCCGGCCGAACTCCCCATCGAGCAGCCAACGCGCTGGGAGCTGATCGTCAACCTGAGAACCGCGAAGGGCCTGGGCCTCGCGATGCCGCCATCGTTGCTGCGCCTGGCAGACCACATCATCGAGTAA